A genomic stretch from Arthrobacter sp. KBS0702 includes:
- a CDS encoding glycosyltransferase, translating into MSGPSAAARTPSRRPGIDAVAVVMPAHNEDQHIGRALRAVQRAADELQRQRPEIAVCVTVVLDSCTDSTAAITAGYVDADPRFSALEVRLRSAGASRAAGVRSAVLGGRRAPGQRSGPAPWPGRTWLANTDADSQVPENWLVRQLEFAEAGADAVLGSVEPDPVGMDPELLRRWLERHPFEENHPHIYGANFGVRASAYLAAGGFSKQESHEDRTLVQGLRSLAFTVLATDSMRVLTSGRTQSRAPQGFGAYLRSLGRQRPPAATGN; encoded by the coding sequence GTGAGCGGTCCGTCCGCGGCGGCCAGGACCCCGTCGCGGCGGCCCGGCATCGACGCCGTCGCCGTGGTCATGCCTGCCCACAACGAGGACCAGCACATCGGGCGGGCGCTGCGGGCGGTGCAGCGCGCTGCCGACGAGCTGCAGCGCCAGCGGCCCGAGATCGCCGTTTGCGTCACGGTGGTTCTGGACAGCTGCACCGACAGCACCGCCGCGATCACCGCCGGATACGTCGACGCCGACCCGCGCTTCAGTGCACTCGAGGTCCGGCTGCGCAGCGCCGGCGCGAGCCGGGCGGCGGGTGTCCGCAGCGCCGTGCTTGGCGGCCGTCGGGCCCCGGGTCAGCGTTCCGGGCCGGCGCCGTGGCCGGGCCGGACCTGGCTGGCCAACACCGATGCCGATTCCCAGGTTCCGGAGAACTGGCTGGTCCGGCAGCTCGAGTTCGCCGAGGCGGGCGCCGACGCGGTGCTGGGCTCGGTGGAACCGGACCCCGTGGGCATGGATCCGGAACTGCTGCGCCGCTGGCTGGAGCGCCACCCGTTCGAGGAGAACCACCCGCACATCTACGGCGCCAACTTCGGCGTCCGGGCCTCCGCCTACCTGGCCGCCGGCGGCTTCTCCAAACAGGAATCGCATGAGGACCGCACGCTCGTCCAGGGCCTGCGCAGCCTCGCCTTCACCGTCCTCGCCACGGACAGCATGCGGGTGCTGACCTCCGGGCGGACCCAGTCGCGGGCGCCCCAGGGCTTCGGTGCGTACCTGCGTTCGCTCGGCCGGCAGCGGCCGCCTGCCGCCACCGGCAACTGA
- a CDS encoding cation-transporting P-type ATPase, translating to MNPAAAGPLPGISGLSSAEAALRLERAGPNRLPEVRAVPGWRRLLAELSHFFAIMLWVAAVLAFVAGMPQLGVAIVVVIVVNGVFAYIQQERAQHAAAKLRELLPAMVSVRRDNRIVTVHATELVPGDAVVLVAGDRVPADLRLALAAGCTVDESMLTGESEAVTKAAGDTVFGGTFLVIGTAEGVVASTGGQTRLAEIASLTGKVEAPPSPLALELQRIVRIVAGVALGIGALFFILSLLVGISWRDAFLFAIGVAVALVPEGLLPTVTLSLAIGAQRMAARNALVPNLQAVETLGSTTFICTDKTGTLTQNRMNAVEVWTPSGLLGITGTGYGPEAQVSGEGGADAGAAAFQAGQRLSAAARAASVGRAVPRDGQWIAEGDPMEAAIDALATRLAGPGGRAENPTPSHRFAFDPRRLRESAIVGPTLFVKGAPESVIPLCEDGADRALQMVDQMASRGLRVLAVAQRSLPGLPGARVKPEDVETGLTLLGLIGLHDPPRAEVRLSLQAAREAGIKVGMVTGDHAFTAAAIARETGLIGSPELVLEGHTLPEDDEVLAALLDRDGVVVSRVTPEQKLRVARLLQHRGHVLAMTGDGVNDGPALQQADIGVAMGRSGTDVAREAADLVLLDDDFATIIAAVEQGRATYANIRRFLTYHLTDNVAELTPFVFWALSGGRFPLALSVLQILALDIGTDLLPALALGSEAPSKGALKRPPERRHLMDRALMFRVFGLLGPVEALMEMIAYTAVLFGAGWSPGAELPPSDVLMAASGAAFTTVVLGQLANAFACRSATAPPWRLGWLTNRLLLWAVLAELGLLAVFLFLGPLAALLGHAPPTPGGLAVALAAIPAVLLADSLYKAARHRGLARAA from the coding sequence GTGAACCCCGCCGCGGCCGGGCCGCTGCCAGGAATTTCCGGACTGAGCTCGGCGGAGGCTGCCCTGCGTCTGGAGCGCGCCGGGCCGAACCGGCTGCCCGAGGTCCGGGCCGTGCCGGGATGGCGGCGGCTGCTGGCAGAGCTGAGCCACTTTTTTGCCATCATGCTCTGGGTGGCGGCCGTCCTCGCCTTCGTCGCCGGGATGCCGCAGTTGGGCGTCGCCATCGTCGTGGTTATCGTCGTTAACGGGGTCTTCGCCTACATCCAGCAGGAGCGCGCCCAGCACGCCGCCGCCAAACTGCGCGAGCTGCTGCCCGCCATGGTCTCGGTCCGGCGGGACAACCGCATCGTCACGGTGCACGCCACCGAGCTGGTGCCCGGCGACGCCGTCGTGCTGGTTGCCGGAGACCGGGTGCCGGCGGACCTCCGGCTGGCGCTGGCCGCTGGCTGCACGGTGGACGAATCGATGCTCACCGGGGAGAGCGAAGCGGTGACGAAGGCCGCCGGCGACACCGTGTTCGGTGGAACCTTCCTGGTCATCGGCACGGCCGAAGGCGTGGTGGCCAGCACCGGGGGACAGACCAGGCTCGCCGAGATCGCGTCGCTGACCGGCAAGGTCGAGGCGCCGCCGAGCCCGCTGGCACTGGAACTGCAGCGGATTGTCCGGATTGTCGCCGGCGTGGCACTGGGCATCGGCGCCCTGTTCTTCATCCTCTCGCTGCTCGTAGGCATCTCCTGGCGCGATGCGTTCCTCTTCGCGATCGGCGTGGCAGTGGCGCTTGTGCCCGAGGGCCTGCTCCCCACCGTCACGCTCTCGCTCGCCATCGGCGCGCAGCGGATGGCTGCGCGCAACGCCCTGGTGCCCAACCTGCAGGCGGTCGAGACGCTCGGCTCCACCACGTTCATCTGCACCGACAAGACGGGAACCCTCACGCAGAACCGGATGAACGCCGTCGAGGTCTGGACGCCGTCGGGGCTGCTGGGCATCACCGGTACGGGCTACGGGCCGGAAGCCCAGGTCTCCGGGGAAGGCGGCGCGGACGCCGGGGCGGCGGCTTTCCAGGCGGGGCAGCGGCTCAGCGCCGCCGCCCGTGCCGCCTCGGTGGGCCGGGCGGTGCCCCGCGACGGGCAGTGGATCGCCGAGGGCGACCCGATGGAAGCCGCCATCGACGCGCTCGCCACCCGGCTTGCCGGCCCCGGCGGCAGGGCGGAGAATCCGACGCCGTCGCACCGCTTTGCCTTCGATCCCCGCCGGCTGCGGGAGTCCGCCATCGTCGGCCCCACGCTCTTCGTCAAGGGTGCCCCGGAGTCCGTGATCCCCTTATGCGAGGACGGCGCCGACCGCGCCCTGCAGATGGTGGACCAGATGGCTTCGCGCGGGCTCAGGGTCCTTGCGGTCGCGCAGCGGAGCCTGCCGGGCCTGCCGGGCGCCCGCGTCAAGCCCGAGGACGTGGAGACCGGGTTGACGCTGCTGGGGCTGATCGGCCTGCACGATCCGCCCCGCGCGGAGGTGCGGCTCTCGCTGCAGGCGGCCCGCGAGGCCGGCATCAAGGTCGGCATGGTCACCGGCGACCATGCCTTCACGGCCGCCGCCATTGCCCGCGAAACCGGCCTGATCGGCTCCCCGGAGCTGGTGCTGGAGGGCCATACGCTGCCGGAAGACGATGAGGTCCTGGCCGCGCTGCTGGACCGCGACGGCGTCGTGGTCAGCCGGGTGACGCCGGAGCAAAAGCTCCGGGTGGCCCGGCTGCTGCAGCACCGCGGCCACGTGCTGGCCATGACCGGCGACGGCGTCAACGACGGCCCTGCCCTGCAGCAGGCGGACATCGGCGTCGCCATGGGCCGCAGCGGCACGGACGTGGCCCGCGAGGCGGCGGACCTGGTGCTGCTCGACGACGACTTCGCGACGATCATCGCGGCCGTGGAGCAAGGCCGCGCCACCTACGCGAACATCCGCCGCTTCCTGACCTACCACCTCACGGACAACGTCGCAGAGCTGACGCCGTTCGTGTTCTGGGCCCTGTCCGGCGGGCGGTTCCCGCTGGCGCTGAGCGTGCTTCAGATCCTGGCTCTGGACATCGGCACCGACCTGCTGCCGGCCCTGGCCCTCGGCAGCGAGGCACCCAGCAAGGGGGCACTGAAGCGGCCGCCGGAACGCCGGCACCTGATGGACCGCGCCCTGATGTTCCGGGTGTTCGGGCTGCTGGGCCCGGTGGAGGCCCTGATGGAAATGATCGCCTACACCGCCGTGCTCTTCGGCGCCGGGTGGAGCCCCGGGGCGGAACTGCCGCCGTCGGATGTGCTGATGGCCGCCTCGGGCGCCGCATTCACCACCGTGGTCCTGGGCCAGCTCGCCAACGCCTTCGCCTGCCGCAGCGCCACCGCCCCGCCCTGGCGGCTGGGCTGGCTCACCAACCGCCTGCTGCTCTGGGCCGTGCTGGCTGAGCTGGGCCTGCTGGCGGTCTTCCTGTTCCTCGGCCCACTCGCGGCGCTGCTGGGCCATGCCCCGCCGACTCCCGGGGGGCTGGCCGTGGCCCTCGCCGCGATTCCCGCCGTCCTGCTCGCCGATTCGCTCTACAAGGCGGCCAGGCACCGCGGGCTGGCCCGCGCCGCCTAG
- the ppsA gene encoding phosphoenolpyruvate synthase has product MPEHVLWFEEIGMGDVPQVGGKNASLGELIQSLKARGVRVPDGFATTAAAYRTFIAANGMEPAMRSRILAYRSGDATLRETGEAIRELFLASDFPEDIAESIRSHYRDLGMRAGRERLSVAVRSSATAEDLPDASFAGQQETFLNVAGDRELMDACRRCYASLFTDRAISYREVKGFDHLDVALSIGVQRMVRSDVGASGVMFSIDTDSGFPRAAVISAAWGLGETVVQGSINPDKYLVFKPLLGDAAAAEEPAEGPTEGISPIIEKTLGSKAQKMVYSRGGHARTRTVDTSDAERRAFVLADAEILTLARWAVTVEEHYGRPMDMEWARDGETGELFMVQARPETVQSLKTGSRFTLHHLLETGAVLATGAAIGDSIAQGTACVIRSAADIERFRDGAILVTEMTDPDWVPIMKRAAGIVTDHGGPTSHAAIVSRELGVPAVVGTGNATGVLAEGLAVTLSCAEGDQGRVYAGTLAFETEEVDLGELPATHTKVMVNIASPAAAFQWWRLPADGVGLARMEFIISALIRVHPMALVHPERVTDPQEAAQIRELTRGYADPRDYFVDELALGIAKIAAPYHPNPVIVRLSDFKTNEYAHLVGGSAFEEAEENPMLGFRGASRYYDERYRDGFALECRALKRVRERIGFGNIIVMVPFCRTPQEADKVLAVMAENGLVRGEHGLQVYMMCEIPSNVVLAEKFATRFDGFSIGSNDLTQLVLGVDRDSAQLAALFDERDEAVMAMISEAIRQAHAAGIKIGICGQGPSNHPEFAAFLVGEGIDSISLNPDSYLRTVPRIAEAEKLAASR; this is encoded by the coding sequence ATGCCCGAACATGTGCTGTGGTTTGAAGAGATCGGCATGGGCGACGTTCCCCAGGTCGGCGGCAAGAACGCCTCCCTGGGCGAACTCATCCAGTCCCTCAAGGCCCGGGGCGTGCGGGTCCCCGACGGCTTCGCCACCACCGCCGCGGCTTACCGGACGTTCATCGCGGCGAACGGGATGGAACCGGCGATGCGCTCGCGGATCCTGGCCTACCGTTCCGGCGACGCCACGCTGCGCGAAACCGGGGAGGCCATCCGGGAACTCTTCCTGGCCAGCGATTTCCCGGAGGACATCGCCGAGTCCATCCGCTCGCATTACCGGGACCTGGGCATGCGCGCCGGGCGGGAGCGGCTCTCCGTCGCCGTCCGCAGCAGCGCCACGGCCGAGGACCTGCCCGACGCCAGCTTCGCCGGCCAGCAGGAAACCTTCCTCAACGTCGCCGGCGACCGGGAACTCATGGACGCCTGCCGTCGCTGCTACGCCTCGCTGTTCACCGACCGGGCCATCAGCTACCGGGAGGTCAAGGGCTTCGACCACCTCGACGTCGCGCTCTCGATCGGCGTGCAGCGGATGGTCCGCTCCGACGTCGGCGCCTCCGGGGTGATGTTCTCCATCGACACGGATTCCGGTTTCCCGCGGGCGGCCGTGATCAGCGCCGCCTGGGGCCTCGGCGAGACCGTGGTCCAGGGCAGCATCAACCCGGACAAATACCTGGTGTTCAAACCGCTCCTGGGCGACGCCGCAGCGGCCGAGGAACCGGCGGAGGGGCCCACGGAGGGCATCAGCCCGATCATCGAAAAGACCCTCGGCTCCAAGGCACAGAAGATGGTCTACAGCCGCGGCGGCCACGCCCGCACCCGGACGGTGGACACCTCCGACGCCGAACGCCGCGCCTTCGTGCTGGCCGACGCCGAGATCCTGACCCTGGCGCGCTGGGCCGTGACCGTCGAGGAGCACTACGGCCGGCCGATGGACATGGAATGGGCCCGGGACGGCGAGACCGGCGAGCTCTTTATGGTCCAGGCCCGGCCCGAGACCGTGCAGTCACTCAAGACCGGCTCCCGCTTCACCCTGCACCACCTGCTCGAAACAGGGGCTGTCCTGGCGACCGGGGCGGCGATCGGTGACTCGATCGCGCAGGGGACGGCCTGCGTGATCCGGAGCGCCGCGGACATCGAGAGGTTCCGCGACGGCGCCATCCTCGTCACGGAAATGACCGACCCGGACTGGGTTCCCATCATGAAGCGCGCGGCCGGGATCGTCACGGACCATGGCGGTCCCACTAGCCACGCGGCGATCGTGAGCCGGGAACTAGGGGTCCCCGCCGTCGTCGGGACCGGCAACGCCACCGGGGTGCTGGCCGAGGGACTGGCCGTGACGTTGTCCTGTGCCGAAGGCGACCAGGGCCGCGTGTACGCCGGCACGCTCGCGTTCGAAACCGAGGAAGTGGACCTGGGCGAACTGCCGGCGACGCACACCAAGGTCATGGTCAACATCGCCAGCCCCGCGGCAGCCTTCCAGTGGTGGCGGCTGCCCGCGGACGGCGTCGGGCTGGCCCGGATGGAGTTCATCATCAGCGCCCTGATCCGGGTCCATCCGATGGCGCTGGTCCATCCGGAACGGGTCACGGATCCGCAGGAGGCCGCGCAGATCAGGGAACTGACCCGCGGCTACGCCGACCCCCGGGACTACTTTGTGGACGAGCTGGCGCTGGGCATCGCGAAGATCGCCGCGCCCTACCACCCGAACCCGGTGATTGTGCGGCTCAGCGACTTCAAGACCAACGAGTACGCGCACCTGGTGGGTGGTTCAGCCTTCGAGGAGGCCGAGGAAAACCCCATGCTCGGTTTCCGCGGCGCCTCGCGCTACTACGACGAACGGTACCGGGACGGCTTCGCGCTCGAATGCCGGGCCCTGAAGCGGGTCCGGGAACGGATCGGCTTCGGCAACATCATCGTGATGGTCCCGTTCTGCCGCACCCCGCAGGAAGCGGACAAGGTGCTGGCCGTGATGGCGGAGAACGGCCTGGTCCGCGGCGAGCACGGCCTGCAGGTCTACATGATGTGCGAAATCCCCTCCAATGTGGTCCTGGCCGAAAAGTTCGCCACCCGCTTCGACGGTTTCTCGATCGGCTCGAACGACCTCACCCAGCTGGTCCTGGGCGTGGACCGCGACTCTGCGCAACTGGCGGCGCTGTTCGACGAGCGCGACGAGGCCGTCATGGCGATGATCAGCGAGGCGATCCGCCAAGCGCACGCGGCCGGGATAAAGATCGGCATCTGCGGCCAGGGGCCCAGCAACCACCCGGAGTTCGCGGCGTTCCTGGTCGGCGAGGGCATCGATTCCATCTCGCTGAACCCGGACAGCTACCTCAGGACCGTCCCGCGGATCGCGGAAGCCGAGAAGCTGGCGGCTTCCCGGTAG
- a CDS encoding heavy metal translocating P-type ATPase gives MKIALRYPLVAGTVAVLLAVVLLLVSGHEDIAQIGASIYALAVAAYLAVGMVRRLMGGQWGIDILAVTAIVSTVLVGEFVASMIIVLMMAGGTALEDYAAGRAKKELTSLLERVPQTAHRERTGSSAAGTNPAGTNPAGTSTSGTEPLDAQAGGQHEDVAATDVRVGDVLLVRPGEVVPLDGILLSESGSFDESSLTGESLPVERVAGEGLMSGSLNGEAAVRMQVTALMEDSQYSRIVALVKEAADSKAPMVRLADRYAVPFTAFAYLLGAIGWIISGSPARFAEVLVVATPCPLLIAAPVAFLGGMSRAARGGIIVKYAGVLEQLSRIKTAAFDKTGTLTYGRPSLVGIRTSGSFTEDAVLGLAASAEQYSSHVLAASVMDAARARGLVFGTATEANEFATHGVRARFDGRDVVVGKPNFVAESAPGLVETELASGELAIYVGVAGEFAGALVMSDPIRGETGRTLAQLKELGVTRTVMLTGDALATAKHIAGEAGLTDVRAECLPADKVEAVRSLPVRPVMMVGDGVNDAPVLAVADVGIAMGARGSTAAGESADVVIILDDLSKVASAVRIGQRTIKVALQSIWIGIALSVALMIAAAAGFVPAIAGALSQELVDLATILNALRALSAGKQGGTKAAGTNAPGTRTRGQKDAGGATGKPPASRLPRSAGRS, from the coding sequence GTGAAAATTGCGCTCCGGTATCCGCTGGTTGCGGGCACGGTCGCCGTTCTTCTGGCGGTCGTGCTGCTGTTGGTCTCCGGCCACGAGGACATCGCGCAGATCGGCGCGAGCATTTACGCGCTCGCCGTGGCGGCCTACCTCGCCGTCGGCATGGTCCGTCGGCTGATGGGCGGGCAGTGGGGCATCGACATCCTCGCCGTCACGGCGATCGTCAGCACCGTGCTGGTGGGCGAATTCGTCGCCTCGATGATCATTGTGCTCATGATGGCCGGCGGCACAGCCCTGGAAGACTACGCCGCGGGACGGGCCAAGAAGGAACTGACGTCCCTGCTCGAGCGCGTCCCGCAGACGGCCCACCGGGAACGCACCGGCAGCTCCGCCGCCGGAACGAACCCCGCCGGAACGAACCCCGCCGGCACCAGCACGTCCGGAACCGAGCCCCTTGACGCTCAGGCCGGCGGCCAGCACGAGGACGTTGCCGCCACCGATGTCCGGGTCGGGGACGTTCTCCTGGTCCGGCCGGGCGAAGTGGTGCCCCTGGACGGCATCCTGCTTTCTGAATCGGGCAGCTTCGATGAGTCCTCGCTCACCGGGGAGAGCCTCCCGGTGGAGCGGGTGGCCGGCGAAGGGCTGATGAGCGGCTCGCTCAACGGCGAAGCGGCGGTCCGGATGCAGGTGACCGCCCTGATGGAGGACTCGCAGTACAGCCGGATCGTCGCCCTGGTGAAGGAAGCCGCGGACAGCAAAGCGCCCATGGTGCGCCTGGCCGACCGCTACGCCGTCCCGTTCACGGCGTTCGCGTACCTGCTGGGCGCCATCGGCTGGATCATCAGCGGCAGCCCGGCCCGGTTCGCCGAAGTCCTGGTGGTGGCCACGCCATGTCCGCTGCTGATCGCCGCCCCCGTGGCTTTCCTGGGCGGCATGAGCCGGGCCGCGCGCGGCGGCATCATCGTCAAATACGCCGGCGTCCTGGAACAACTGAGCCGGATCAAAACCGCAGCCTTCGACAAGACCGGCACCCTGACCTACGGCCGGCCGTCCCTGGTGGGTATCAGGACCTCGGGCTCCTTCACCGAGGACGCGGTCCTCGGGCTCGCGGCCTCCGCCGAACAATATTCCTCCCACGTGCTCGCCGCCTCTGTGATGGACGCGGCGAGGGCCCGCGGGCTGGTCTTCGGGACCGCCACCGAGGCCAACGAATTCGCCACGCACGGCGTCCGGGCCCGCTTCGACGGCCGGGACGTGGTGGTCGGCAAACCCAATTTCGTGGCGGAGTCGGCCCCGGGCCTGGTGGAAACGGAGCTGGCCAGCGGCGAACTCGCCATCTACGTTGGCGTGGCCGGAGAATTTGCCGGCGCCCTCGTGATGAGCGACCCCATCCGCGGGGAAACCGGCCGCACCCTGGCCCAGCTCAAGGAACTCGGCGTGACCCGGACTGTCATGCTGACCGGCGACGCCCTCGCCACCGCCAAGCACATCGCCGGCGAGGCCGGGCTCACCGACGTCCGTGCCGAATGCCTGCCGGCGGACAAGGTAGAAGCCGTCCGGTCCCTCCCCGTCCGGCCAGTGATGATGGTGGGCGACGGCGTCAACGACGCACCTGTCCTCGCCGTCGCCGACGTCGGCATCGCCATGGGTGCGCGCGGCTCGACGGCGGCCGGCGAATCGGCCGACGTCGTGATCATCCTCGATGACCTGTCCAAGGTGGCCTCGGCGGTGCGGATCGGCCAGCGGACGATCAAGGTGGCGCTGCAGAGCATCTGGATCGGCATTGCGCTGAGCGTGGCCCTGATGATCGCCGCGGCGGCCGGCTTCGTCCCGGCCATCGCCGGCGCCCTGTCCCAGGAGCTCGTGGACCTGGCCACCATCCTCAATGCTCTGCGCGCGCTGAGTGCCGGCAAACAGGGGGGGACCAAGGCCGCGGGGACCAACGCGCCCGGTACGAGGACCCGGGGGCAGAAGGACGCCGGCGGCGCTACCGGGAAGCCGCCAGCTTCTCGGCTTCCGCGATCCGCGGGACGGTCCTGA
- a CDS encoding polysaccharide deacetylase family protein yields MTGNTRRLIALAAAVLLLAAAVVTAVILSGRPDGAAPPSASVTVTTTAAAAPTQSATPAPPSSPATSPAPAPPSSPPLTEAPVTEAPLPPAEPPPAPPPPPPAPPQPPADPFPAALRGADVGVIPNAGPVVALTFDAGANSAGLPGILQTLAATGTRATFFLTGTWASANQGGVASIVAAGHRVGNHSMTHPGFTSLSDAQIAQQLAGAEAAITAAGADPRPLFRFPFGERDTRTIAAVNALGYLPVRWTVDTLGWKGTSGGITAQIVADRVLAGLQPGEIVLMHIGSNPDDGSTLDADALPQLINRIRQAGYGFTTLDALLG; encoded by the coding sequence TTGACCGGGAACACCCGCCGGCTGATTGCGCTGGCGGCCGCGGTGCTGTTGCTTGCCGCCGCGGTGGTGACGGCGGTGATCCTTTCCGGGCGGCCTGACGGTGCTGCGCCGCCGTCCGCCTCCGTCACCGTCACTACGACGGCTGCGGCGGCGCCGACACAGAGCGCGACGCCGGCCCCGCCGTCGAGCCCCGCGACCAGCCCGGCGCCGGCTCCGCCGTCGAGCCCGCCGCTCACCGAGGCACCGGTCACGGAGGCGCCGCTCCCGCCCGCCGAACCGCCGCCCGCCCCGCCGCCACCTCCCCCGGCTCCGCCGCAGCCACCGGCGGACCCGTTCCCGGCGGCGCTCCGGGGCGCCGACGTCGGGGTCATCCCCAACGCGGGGCCTGTTGTCGCCCTGACCTTCGACGCCGGCGCCAACTCGGCAGGCCTGCCCGGCATACTGCAGACCCTCGCCGCGACCGGAACCCGGGCAACCTTCTTCCTCACCGGCACCTGGGCCAGCGCCAACCAGGGCGGCGTCGCCTCGATCGTGGCCGCCGGCCACCGGGTGGGCAACCACTCGATGACGCACCCGGGGTTCACCTCCCTCAGCGACGCCCAGATCGCCCAGCAACTCGCCGGAGCGGAGGCGGCGATCACGGCCGCGGGCGCAGACCCCCGCCCGCTGTTCCGGTTTCCCTTCGGCGAGCGGGACACGCGGACCATCGCCGCGGTAAATGCGCTGGGCTACCTCCCGGTCCGCTGGACGGTCGACACCCTGGGCTGGAAGGGCACCAGCGGAGGCATCACCGCCCAAATCGTCGCCGACCGGGTGCTCGCCGGGCTGCAGCCGGGGGAAATCGTCCTGATGCACATCGGCTCCAACCCCGACGACGGAAGCACCCTCGACGCCGACGCCCTGCCGCAGCTCATCAACCGCATCCGCCAGGCCGGCTACGGCTTCACGACGCTCGATGCACTCCTTGGCTGA